The Macaca fascicularis isolate 582-1 chromosome 5, T2T-MFA8v1.1 genome segment ttaggctgggcatgggtACCTTGTGCTTGCTCACTTCTGTGGCTGACAGGTCACCATTTCCTTCTGGGTTGTCTGCAGTCAGCTGGTTCTCTTCATGTCTGTCGATGCTGGCAGAAATTGGCACACATTCTGCTGTGCTGGTGGAGATGATGGCAGCATCGCTCAAGTCTTCCACTCTTGTGATGGTCAGCCGATCTTCATCCTGGAGGACAGCACCAATCATGACTGCTTCACACCCTTCAGAGGTGCTTGTGGAAATCATGGCAGTGTCACCCATCTCCTCTGCTGGTGTGACTGAGGCGTGGCCTTCCTCCTGAGGGACAGCACTGGACACTGGGCCCTCACAGTCTTCCACCGAGCTCGTGGAGATGATGGCACTCCCGTCTTTTTCTTCCATGACTGTACCAGCTCGCTCATTTTCACTTTCAACAACTACACCGGAAACAGAAGCCTCACATTCTTCTGCTATGCTAGTGGAAATGAGAGCACATTCATCCTTCTCCTCCTTGCtggttgaggcaagaggacttTCAGCTTCTGGGGATGCACTGGGCATAGGCCCCTCAAAGTCAGCGGTGCTTATCAAGACTGGTCCTGTAGCCCTTTCTTCCACTGCTGCAGCAACTGGCTGGAGACTTTCAGCACACTTGATGGTTGTTGCACTGGAGATAGGCACTTCAAATTCTTCCCCTATGCTTGTGGAAATCATGGCACACTcatctttctcttcatttctacTGACAGTGAGTTGGCTGTTATCTCCTGAGACTGCACTGGGCATGGGGGCTTCAAATTCTTCTGTGTTTACTCTGGTACCTTCCATGTTTTCTTCAGTTCTCAGAGCATTTGAGTGACCTCCTTCCACATCTGTAATTGCGCTTACCTGAGGGGTGTAATCATTTGTGGTACTGGTGGAAATCATCAAGCCTTTGCGTTGATCTTTACCCCCAGCTAAGCTATTCTGGTTGGTAATATCATCACTGGCTGTAGTTGCCATGAGGCCATCACACTCTTCATTTTCTACAGAGGTGATGATGTCCTCATCTTCTTTTTCACTTGGTGATGTGTGGGCAACTTCACATTCTGGGACTTCACCAGATATAAGAATATCGTAACTACCCCCCACAAGGCCAGTGGAAATAGTGGTATCTTCAACTTTTTCGAGCTGACTGTCACTTTGATCAGATGCAGCACTAGTCATAGGACCCTCACAACCTCCTGGAACTGGTGTCACTTCATCCTTTCCTGAGACTGCACTGGTCACACTGCTTTCTACAATCCCTTTTGCACTGGAGCAGATATCTGtgtctttactttctttctctgtgccaCTCATGCTGtcaacattattttcatttgcattcatgatggcagctccagcctcagcttccacaTGCTCTAGCACAGTACCAATCTGACTGTCCCCTTCTGCACTTTCACAAATCAATACCCCTTCACTTTCTTCTCCTAACCCTGTACAAGTTGAAGCATGCCCAATTTCATTTCCTCTTCCAGTACTAGTCACAACACCCTCCCCTTCCTCGTCTTCCTCTTTTGCGCCTGTGCTAGTCACAATGCCTTCATCATCACAAGGACCAGCAGCAACTAATGGTACATTAGTGCCTTCTTTGGCTACTGTGCTGTCCATCGCACTCTCTCCATTTTCTTCCGATTCAGAACTTATAGCAAAACCTTCACTGCTATCTTCTGAACCTGTGCAACTTGCTGGCCCCTCTCCATCTTCTGTTATTCCCGTGCTGGTGACTGCACTCTCACCTTCTGTACCATCATTCACAGAACCATCTCCTTCTTGACTGGCACTTGTTCCTGGTGGTGCATCATTATCTCCCAGGGCAACACCTGCACCCGTAACCATGCGTTCCTCCCGGGGCCCTGCTCTGGTTACTGAGCAGATCACAAAGTTATCACTTCTGCCTTCTGCTCCTGTACATGTCACAGTgccctctgtttcttttttgggTCCCATTCTCATATTTCCCTGGGAGCCATCCACCTCTTCACTGCTTATAGATCCTGCTCTTATTTCTGTCCCAGCACTTGTAACTGCTCCATCACTTTCAACTTCACTAATAAAAGTAATAGTTCCTTCAACTATTTCTGAGTCTCTACTTGAAGAACCATCACAtttctcttcagagcctgcactGGTTACAGCATCATCCTTTTCCTCTGTCACAACGCTATTTACATTGGCTTCGATTTTAACTGCATGTACAGCCAGCAGGTCTGCTGCTCTGTCCTCAGATTCAGCCACAGCACATTCCCCACTTTCCCCTTCCTTAGTGCTTGTGAGGAAGGTTTCACTTTCAGCAAATCCTTCTGTGACAACAGCCCCGCCTTCTTCAGCTGCAGCAAAAACAGTGCATTCACTGGCTTCTGCACCAACATGAAGAGGATTATTTCTGGAATGTGTTCCTATAATGAGGCCTTCATCTGCCTCAATGCTGGTGCAGGGTAAAGCCACCTCACTCTCTCTTGTTTCTGAAGAAGTAGTTGTGGCAGGCCCAGCCTTCACTGGACTTAAGGTGACATCTTTGTCCTTCCCTTCAGTACTAGTGGCAACAGAAGTCTTTTCTGCTCTCCCAGGCCCAGTTGCCACATCCTCAGTTTGTCCATTCCTTTGGTGCAAAACAGAGGGTGCAGAGCCACTTCCAGCACTGGTGTCTACCTCACtgttttcattccttctttcaaCATCAATTGATATGTCTTTCACTTTACCTGGGCCTCTTTTATGCTTAAGTTTGACAGGTTCAGCATATTTTTCTGTACTCATGCCTACAACATGATCAACAGCAAGGCCATCCTTCTTGCCATTCTCTACTGTTGCTTTAACTGTCTGCTTTAAATTGGGCTCTGCATTTAAGTCACTTTCTTTCTTGGCCATGTCCACTAAACCACCTTCTTTGGTAACATTCTCATTTTCCACAATCATGCCCGTTAACTTGCTTGCAAGAGGCATGATTACCTTTCCTTGTTTACCATCCAATAAAGTAGCCTGGTGACCTTCCGGAATGTGTCTTTTGCTAGCGATGCTTGCTTTTGCTGGTGTATCTACTGTGAAACCTTCACCACCTTCTTTGCTGTCACTTGTCTTAAGGACTTCTGATTCCCTAACAGTCAGACTTTGATTAGAGAGAGCAGAGTGATCTACAGGGGAGCTGCTGGCTGTGCCACCTTCTAAAACGGTTCTTTTGTCAAACACAGGAACTACATCTGGATCATAAGATTCCCTCAGAGGCACAACAGTCACTAAACTTAAGGATGGAGAGGAGTCTAAATTTGTGGAATGTTCAAGAGCAGCATCTCCTTGAGCAACATGTTCTTCAGCAGCTGTGTTTTTCAAATTCTTCTGTACCCTATCATTTTCTGATGGGGCACTCAGTAACATTCTATGAACAGTTTCAGAATCTATATTCACTTCATTAGTTCCTCTATGAATGGGTTCTTTCTCCCCAGGGTTGAGCTTGGACACAGCACTTTGGATATGCATTTTCTTGGTCAGGGTGCTTCTATGGTCGGTATGCTTTTCAGAATTACTATTAACTCCTGTTCCACGGCCTGGCTTATAAGCTGGAGCTGTTGTTTTTGAATCTGCTGTGCAAGTTCTCAATTCGTCCTTTAGAACTGTGGCAGAAgtttttggtttcatattttcAGAGTCAATGTCTTGCTGAGAATTACTATTGCGGCTGTCTTGGGTTTTAGATACTTCAAACACATTTTCAACACCTGGCTCAAAATCAATTTCCATTGGCTCTTGTTCAGGGATCAATGTCGTATCACCACTCTTTTTTGGTCTCTGAAGGGAAGAACCGCTGGGAGCGCTCAAAGTGTTTGCTGCTAGCTTTTCTTCTCCTTTAGTCATTTCTTGTGACAAGCTTCCTCTCCGATTTTCACACAATCTTCTACTTAATTTCTTTTCCATGAGTGAACTATTACCTCTGGCCTTCTCATGATTACTGTCACTTTCTTTACCATCCTTGTCATctgccttattttcttccttcttttttatgtctttacTACTATGTTTCAAGCTCCTGCTTTTGTGGCCATCTGACAACTTTCTCTCAAGCCTAGTGGAAGTGGAGTCTTTATCACTCTTATATTTCTCCTTTGCTAATGGTAACTTGGTTCTATGACTAGAATCCTTCTGTGTACTATGTGCTGAAGAAGAAGCAGCCTCTAATACAGGTTCAACACCAGTTTCTTCAAAAGGTTTGTCTTCAACTTTAGACTTTCGCTGTTTTTCTGAGtcattttcttctgtgttcttctccttgtctggttttggagTGGTTGCCTGTTTTGTGACACCTTCTTGTAATTCTGTTTCTCCAACTTTTAACTGTTTGCCTTGACTTTTTGATTTAGACTTCAACACAAGTTTCTCTTCTAACAAGCTCTTTGTTCGTCGTTTCTCCTTGTGAACAAACTCTTCTGGTTTCAAATTACTATCCATGTTAGTGGAGTCCATATCACATTTATCTTCCGAATAACTTTCACTTCTTCTCTGTAATGTGATACCATGTTGCTTGGAACCCAGAGAATCtttctgaattttagaatcaCTTGACCTTCTTGATTTGTGCTCTGCCTTAGTTTTTTCGGCTGACAAGCgtctctcttttttgttgttttctttacgAACATTCTCATctgtttttataatatattcagaAACTGGCTTTCCATCTTTGCCTAATACTGATAATTTCCTTTCATTCCTATGTTTACTTTTTCGTTCGGCTTTATCATCTGAAGAAAGTTTTGTTTGTTGACTTTGCTTTTGAATATTTTCCTCTACCTTTAAACCTTTCTCAGAAGAGTGAAGCTCAGTCTCATCACCTGTTTTATGCATACAATCACCTTTATATTTATGTTTCACAGGCAATTTGTCTTCCGATGGAGTTTTCTCTCTTTCAGGCTTCTCCTTGGAGGATTTCACCTCTTTCTTAAGTAGGCTTTTCAAATGTGGTGTTTCAGAATCATCTTTCTTtagatgtttttcatttttaagtatgtttttctgtttctggggCTCTTCGGTGCAAATTTCTGCACGTTCTACTTGCCTTTTTGCATCTCTTGTGTCAGTCTCTTCCTGTGCCCCCTCCATGATAATAGGGGTAGATGTCCGTCTTTTATGTTCTCTTTCTACTTtggattcatttttgttttcatcaacTACATGCAAAGACTCTGAAAGTCTCCGGGCAGGTTTACTTGGTTCACTTTTTGCATGAACATGCTTCAGCTCTTTTGAAgaagacattttttccttttcacaatgctgaaagaaaacaaagattaaaatatgagaaatacCAAAATCAATTTTTAGATTCAAATGTAACATTTGGGTGCACTTAATATGTTGAGTGCTGTCACATATGTAACATCTCACTTAATTCTTGCAAGCAGCCTGTGTAGGTGTCAAAAACtcacctgattttaaaaaatagatattattaacttgattttaaaaagctaaattcctcaaagaactaacaGGAGTTTACAACAACCACACTTCACAATAAAAAAACTAATTCTAAACAATATGAACACAATTTTATGAGATTATTTCTCATAGAGATTTATcacaaaataaagttaaatacttaaaaatatgccATTAAACCATCAGGAAATTGAAGCTCATCATAATTCTATAACTTTACACTCAGGCCTCAAGTAGGTGTGTTAGAAATGAGTTTAGATTATTTCATTCCATGTCTAGTACTCCTTCCAGCATACCACAGGCACTGATTTGTCTATGAATTCTTCAATTCTGAATCACTAGAGCTCACTAATGCTCAGCACTCAATAATAAATACAAGCTAAATAAATGACAGTCCAATGTTCTTTACAGTCAAAAACATAATACATGAAGgcaatttaaaattgaaatacaCTGAAATATAGATTTCCTACATTTTGATTTAGAAACCTGAAATATGTATGGAAACCTCATGAATTTAGGCTACCTGTACAACATTCTATACACGAAGCTTCAAATGTATGCAATAACTCATAGTAAccatatcatatataatatatgcatatgtttatgtattcaaaaaagatactgaGACAAGAGCATCTAAACCTTCCTCCTGGCCCTGTGGTTTGGCCCTAAGTAGGTGATTAATATTAATGAGGGGATGTTGACTAAATCTACTTCAATAAAGACCCACCGACTACTCGCTATAATTATTCTTATGCAAATAATGGGCCAAAGTTCTTAGACAGACCTTTGTGCCTCTAGGTCAGTTTAACACTGCATCTCCTTAAATGTCAACACAAAGATTAATATACTTCTACTAATAACAGGGTCCAGGTCATAACAAGACCTTATTAAATagcttaaaattaaattactcaaagaactAACAGGAGTTTGTGCAACCTAACTTCACAATAAAAAACTAATTCTAAACAATGTGAATACAATCTTATGagataattttttatagagaattATCACAAagttaaatctttaaaaatatgtcattaaaCCATCactatatatttctaaatatgccTTTAATTTCTGagtaaataaatttatgtttgcTGATGATAAACAAATAATCACTAAACTATTGCTTTTTCCCTCTGGAAATAATAAGATATTTTAGCTACAGAACTATAGATAATGTGGCtttgtaaataataattttaaacgAGTGCAAGCAAAAGTTCGTCCCACGAAAATAATCCTGAAAGGGGGAAGAAAACATTGTACATTGCTTTTACTGTTCAAAATGATCAAATCTTGGAAACAACCTAAGCGCTAAAATATAAGGTCATACTCAAATAAATTATGGTATCTACATTAAATGTAACACTACACAATCATTAAATAATTAGGAAGCCCAGAAGGTGACATGAAATgagtaaaatgttaaaaacagttTGCCAGATTACTTGTACTCTAAAAAATTATGTGGACCTGTGGATAAGGAATGAAAGGGAATAAAAAGGATAATTTGTTATAGTGGGGggattttagattttaattttagcctccctttttcttttttttggtcattaCTGGCATTTTTGTTATTGCAATTataagaaatgggaaaagagaagaaaagtagcTATTACCTagataaaagacaaatatataaatCAACTCAACAAAATGGGCAATTTGGGACATAACAAAATGGGGTTTCAAAAATGCTGAATGTAAGTGACTTTTTATTTAACTTGAAAAAAGTCAAATGACATGCTAAGTTTTATTCCAAAGGAATAAACAGCCTATATCTAACAAAACAGCATTTGAAATGAGGTTTTATTAAGACATACCTCACTTGTTTTAAAGGTTTCTTTGGAATCTTCTTCAGATTGCTGTTTCTTTTTGGAGTTCTCTTCAACATTCCTAAGGGTGAAAGTCAAATATAAAGCATGGATCAAATGTGAAAATTTTTCAGGAAggttgaaaacaataaaaagctttcctttactataatttttatttatcttattttattatgattattttttgaggtggagtcttgctcttgttgcccaggctggagtgcaatcgcgcaatcttggctcgctgcaatctccgctcctgagttcaagtaattctcctgcctcagccttccaagtagctgggattacaggcatgcaccacaatgcctggctaattttgtatttttagtacagacagagtttcaccatgttggtcaggctggtctcaaactcctgacctcatgtgatccacccgcccctgcctcccaaagtgctgggattaaaggcatgagccacagcgcccagccgtTTACTATAATTTATACACTTAATCGATAAATGGAGACTTGTTACATTTCAATTTAAATCCTATCAATTATTGGTCAACAAAGGAGAGCACAATCCCAAATATGGCATGAACTGTTCTTGGTGCTAAAGGAAAGTACAGCCGAAACAAAAATTCCTAATTTGTTGCTTAAAGATGAATGTTTTATGGGCTATAATTACACTTCAAAATTACTATCTTTTGAGTAAAGAGGGAAGTCTTATTTATTCAGCTCAATTAAGGATGAGATGCAATAACAGTAAGAAATTTGAGAGCTTACTACTCTTCCAAGTTCTGCAAATTATCAAATCAGTTATCTTGAAGTCTGTGATAAATTTACATAAATGCAACTTGATGGAATAAACAAATTGCAGCCCATGGCTCACAAGACTTCATAGCTACCCTCAAGAGTCTCTTTAGCTTTCTAATTCTTAAAAAGTTAACCATGATAATGCAGTTAACAAGGAATCTGGCTCAGATTCTGGGTTGGGGGAAAATCAGGGAATACTGGTAAAACTAAAAGCGTGGAAAGActggaaataataattataaacaagTGGTTACTGAACGCCAACAAGAGGAATACTTCTAGATAACTTCTAGAGGATCCATAAACTCTGAAACTCTAGGGATAATTGTTAGCTTATGCACGTACATTTTTCAGGGGAGAGGGTCTAAAGCTCTCATCAAATTATCAAAAAGATCTGAGACACccaaaaaaattaagatacaCTACTTAGAAATGTTATAGATATTAACATTTTGATACTAAATACGAAACCCTAAGGTCCTTCATAAATATGCAGTAACATACACATCCTAAGTACAACTCTTTAGTGTCACTTCAACGCCTTTCTTCTGAAAGCACCCAGGGGAGTGTTACAAGGGAAACATGACCAGATGAAATATGTACcttgaatctttttttctctttttgcttaaggctacttttttttctaaaactttccGTTCTTTAAGGACTTCTTTAATTCTGGGGGCTTTAGGTTCCAAACTCTTTGTTGATGATTCCTCTAAGTCCACACTACTCCTGCCTAGAAAAGAAGcaatcaataaaatgtatttcagaaaaGTTTTATAAACAGtgtaatattaatttttcattaagaTTTTTCTAATCATTGTTAAAGCCAAAATGGCTTTAATATTCTTAAGCTGTGCTGGAACAGACATAATATTTTAGATGAAGAAGTCTTATCTTTCCTATTTCAAATGATcacataaatgtgtgtatgtgtgaattcatatatTACATAGGATTAGTGCGCAGAGGGAATACAATTTTGTTCAATGCAATATTACAGGTAAATGTTTGACATTTTAGTTATCATAAGCATAGATTAATTTCATTAATCACCAGCAAGGGTTGATAACTCATTGTTAACAATCTGCTTTCCAGTGATAATCAAatcattacagaaaaataaactgctAACAAATGAGTTGCATAAGCTGGTATctgataaaatgtttaattaagatttagcaatataataaaaaagaaaaatgaataaacacatgaGATTAAAACGCAAGGAAATCTTCCACATTTGAGAATAGATCCTTTTATTTTATATCCATGTCTCATAAGTAACATAAGAGTAcctggaaaataatgaaatatataagatagtttaaaatattaaaagttaacATGTATACCTTGACTCTTGGTTTTTGAAGACTTtgtcttttctgctttctgttttcgTTTTTCTTCAAGTTTCTCTCTATTAATTTGCCTTCTTAAAagcctctcttctttttctttggcctaaaaccacaaaatatcCTAACAGATTATTAGGCAAAGGCAGAAACACActgaaaaactgtattttttaaaaattttagtttacCCTTCAGATGTTCTTACAAATTAATGGACTCTGAAAAAATGCACATacactacatatatataaacacatttatctgtatgtgtatacatacatatgtatgtgtatgtttcaATCTGGAagttaccagaaaaaaataaacagttatgAAAATTTGCCATTACTCTTTCAGAATGCCATTAGTTTAAAGAATGGGAAAGGTATTATTTTGGGAAAAAGTGATTAAATAAGCTGGTTGTTTCAATTAAAAAGACAGCTGTGAAAATATCTATGAACATTAAGTATATATAGGTAGGTGTTTATAACTTTCCAACTATTCTTATAGAAAAcagttgaaataaaaattcaagtgaTAGGCTAGTTCAACAACATATATGACTTGATGGTTATACGCTTGGGACCCAAGGGACTTGGGATTTGCAGCTGTTGTCTTTTACAGCAGAAAGAATTCACAATCATTGTGCTACTCCCACTACTCTTTTCTGGCCCGGAGTGCCAAAAATCCTAAGCAGGTGCATAACTTCTAACCAAGTAACCTTTTCAAGAGATAagcctgaagggaaagctgatcACCACTAGCATTTTGGGGCAGTTTCTTCAAATCATTTTCCTATGTAACAATATTTCCTGATTCTGaacttttcatattttacaaCTTTTCATACTTTAATGTTTCTAAAATTGTAAGCTATCTTAAAactaacatacatatataacaataaggtagtaattttctttaaaaagcagttaTTAATTCAGTGGtacattttataattagaaatattttcgAATCCAAGAAATAGGTCAATAGCATTTCCATCTCAATAGTATGTTAATAGCTGCATACCATATCCTTGCAGGATTGGATCTACACTTGGTTTAAACATTTCCATACTGTGAAGCATTTAGGTTGTTGCCAGTTTCACTACTATAGGTTGAGCAACCATCATCTGAAAATGTGAACTCTTTAGCACTGACATGCTCTCACAAGttgaaaattccacacctgacttcATGTGACAGGTGGCAGTCAAACTgtagtcaaaactttgtttcatgcaccaAATTATGAAAAACATTGTATAGAATAATTGGCAGGCTATGTGCATAGGTATATAAGACACacaaatgaattttatgtttagacttgggttccATCCCTAAGAtttctcattatgtatatgcaaatattccaaattgtgaaaaattccaaaatttgCAACACCTCTGGTCCCACCCATTTCGGATAAGGGATATTCGCTTGTATTAGTAATGATGACACAAACATCTCTGTCACATGTTTACATCTACTCTACCTAGTTAAATGACAAGGTTCCTACAGGCAAATCCTGTATGTCTCTGCTTCATATGCACACCAGTACCTTGCAGATAAGACTATTTACGTTTGTTAACCTGATGTAGTAGGTTAAAATAACAGAACAAAGTGGACTTACAATGGACTGTCGTCGTTGTTCTACAGTAAGCTCATCATCAGAATCACTATAGTACTTTGAGTAAAGATACGGTTTGTGGACATACGCATGCCgtacactttttgtttttccttcactaGAATCACTagtttgagtttttgttttattctgtttgttcTTCTCTTCATCTGTAAGAAAGTTAATAGAAAGAGGAGTATGTCTGTGAATTAGCATAAAATCAACATTATGCTGTACAAGAAGCAAAAGCAAGATCAATTGGAGG includes the following:
- the BOD1L1 gene encoding biorientation of chromosomes in cell division protein 1-like 1 isoform X4, with amino-acid sequence MATNPQPQPPPPAPPPPPPQPQPPPPPPGPGAGPGAGGAGGAGAGAGDPQLVAMIVNHLKSQGLFDQFRRDCLADVDTKPAYQNLRQRVDNFVANHLATHTWSPHLNKNQLRNNIRQQVLKSGMLESGIDRIISQVVDPKINHTFRPQVEKAVHEFLATLNHKEEASGNTAPDDEKPDSSLITQGVPAPGPSANVANDAMSILETITSLNQEASAARASTETSNAKTSERASKKLPSQPTTDTGTDKERTSEDMADKEKSTADSGGEGLETAPKSEEFSDLPCPVEEIKNYTKEHNNLILLNKDVQQESSEQKNKSTDKGEKKPDSNEKGERKKEKKEKTEKKFDHSKKSEDTQKVKDEKQAKEKEVESLKLPSDKNSNKAKTVEGTKEDLSLIDSDVDGLTDITVSSVHTSDLSSFEEDTEEEVVMSDSMEEGEITSDDEEKNKQNKTKTQTSDSSEGKTKSVRHAYVHKPYLYSKYYSDSDDELTVEQRRQSIAKEKEERLLRRQINREKLEEKRKQKAEKTKSSKTKSQGRSSVDLEESSTKSLEPKAPRIKEVLKERKVLEKKVALSKKRKKDSRNVEENSKKKQQSEEDSKETFKTSEHCEKEKMSSSKELKHVHAKSEPSKPARRLSESLHVVDENKNESKVEREHKRRTSTPIIMEGAQEETDTRDAKRQVERAEICTEEPQKQKNILKNEKHLKKDDSETPHLKSLLKKEVKSSKEKPEREKTPSEDKLPVKHKYKGDCMHKTGDETELHSSEKGLKVEENIQKQSQQTKLSSDDKAERKSKHRNERKLSVLGKDGKPVSEYIIKTDENVRKENNKKERRLSAEKTKAEHKSRRSSDSKIQKDSLGSKQHGITLQRRSESYSEDKCDMDSTNMDSNLKPEEFVHKEKRRTKSLLEEKLVLKSKSKSQGKQLKVGETELQEGVTKQATTPKPDKEKNTEENDSEKQRKSKVEDKPFEETGVEPVLEAASSSAHSTQKDSSHRTKLPLAKEKYKSDKDSTSTRLERKLSDGHKSRSLKHSSKDIKKKEENKADDKDGKESDSNHEKARGNSSLMEKKLSRRLCENRRGSLSQEMTKGEEKLAANTLSAPSGSSLQRPKKSGDTTLIPEQEPMEIDFEPGVENVFEVSKTQDSRNSNSQQDIDSENMKPKTSATVLKDELRTCTADSKTTAPAYKPGRGTGVNSNSEKHTDHRSTLTKKMHIQSAVSKLNPGEKEPIHRGTNEVNIDSETVHRMLLSAPSENDRVQKNLKNTAAEEHVAQGDAALEHSTNLDSSPSLSLVTVVPLRESYDPDVVPVFDKRTVLEGGTASSSPVDHSALSNQSLTVRESEVLKTSDSKEGGEGFTVDTPAKASIASKRHIPEGHQATLLDGKQGKVIMPLASKLTGMIVENENVTKEGGLVDMAKKESDLNAEPNLKQTVKATVENGKKDGLAVDHVVGMSTEKYAEPVKLKHKRGPGKVKDISIDVERRNENSEVDTSAGSGSAPSVLHQRNGQTEDVATGPGRAEKTSVATSTEGKDKDVTLSPVKAGPATTTSSETRESEVALPCTSIEADEGLIIGTHSRNNPLHVGAEASECTVFAAAEEGGAVVTEGFAESETFLTSTKEGESGECAVAESEDRAADLLAVHAVKIEANVNSVVTEEKDDAVTSAGSEEKCDGSSSRDSEIVEGTITFISEVESDGAVTSAGTEIRAGSISSEEVDGSQGNMRMGPKKETEGTVTCTGAEGRSDNFVICSVTRAGPREERMVTGAGVALGDNDAPPGTSASQEGDGSVNDGTEGESAVTSTGITEDGEGPASCTGSEDSSEGFAISSESEENGESAMDSTVAKEGTNVPLVAAGPCDDEGIVTSTGAKEEDEEGEGVVTSTGRGNEIGHASTCTGLGEESEGVLICESAEGDSQIGTVLEHVEAEAGAAIMNANENNVDSMSGTEKESKDTDICSSAKGIVESSVTSAVSGKDEVTPVPGGCEGPMTSAASDQSDSQLEKVEDTTISTGLVGGSYDILISGEVPECEVAHTSPSEKEDEDIITSVENEECDGLMATTASDDITNQNSLAGGKDQRKGLMISTSTTNDYTPQVSAITDVEGGHSNALRTEENMEGTRVNTEEFEAPMPSAVSGDNSQLTVSRNEEKDECAMISTSIGEEFEVPISSATTIKCAESLQPVAAAVEERATGPVLISTADFEGPMPSASPEAESPLASTSKEEKDECALISTSIAEECEASVSGVVVESENERAGTVMEEKDGSAIISTSSVEDCEGPVSSAVPQEEGHASVTPAEEMGDTAMISTSTSEGCEAVMIGAVLQDEDRLTITRVEDLSDAAIISTSTAECVPISASIDRHEENQLTADNPEGNGDLSATEVSKHKVPMPSLIAENNCRCPGPVREGKEPGPVLTVSTEEGHNLPSVHKPSAGQGHPSAVCAEKEEKYGKECPEVGPFVGRGEQESTLHLINAEEKNVLLNSLQKEDKSPETGTAGGSSTASYSAGRGLEGNANSPAHLRGPEQTSGQTVKDPSVSVHYLAAVNTGAIKADDMPPVQGTAAEHSFLPPEQQGPEDSLKTGTTKCITGQESKIAPSHTMILPATYSVALLAPKCEQDLTVRSDYSGKWTDQASAEKTGDGNSTRKSFPEEGDVMVTVSSEENVCDIGNEESPLNVLGGLELKANLKMEAYVPSEEEKNREILAPPESLCGGKPSGIAELQKEPLLVNESLNVENSDFRTNEEIHSKSYNKGEISSDRKDNAEAISSHSVEADPKEVEEEERHMPKRKRKKHYLSSEDELDDNPDVLDSRIETAQRQCSATEPHDTKEENSRDLEELSKTSSETNSTASRVMEEKDEYSSSETTGEKPEQNDDDTIKSQEEDQPIIIKRKRGRPRKYPVETTLKMNDSKTDTGIATVEQSPPSSKLKVMPTDESNKETANLQERSISNDDGEEKTVASVRRRGRKPKRSLTVSDDAESSEPERKRQKSVSEPAEDKKEQESDEEEEEEEEDEPSGATTRSTTRSEAQRSKTQLSPSIKRKREVSPPGARTRGQQRVEEAPVKKAKR